CTTGCCGGGCAGCAACACACGATCCGTGATGATGCGAATGAGAGGCAGCAGGATCAAGCCGAACGCGAGAAAGCTGCCGAATTTGATGAAATAATCACTCCACGAAATGAAATCGCCGGCGATGCTGACGCGCACGAGATTGCCCACGGCGATTTGCATACCGGCGAATGCCACGCCAACCGCAACGTTGTCTTTTTCGAGATTGGCATGTACGTCATATGGCAGCAATTTACTGTAAACGCGGCTCGCAATCACCAGGGCAAGCTGGCCGAGAATCCAGGAAAGAGCCGCGGTAAGCAAGCTGCCGCGCCCGGAAATCGCGCCGGCGATAATCAAGCCCGTGGCGATGTGATTGGCGGCGACGATGGCGCCGGTGCCGGCATTGCGATCTTGGATGATCTCTTTTTCATCGTCGAACGCCGGCAGAATAAACTTGTCGGTAATGAGGCCGGAGAGGTTCAACAACACGATGGAGGCCGCGCCATACAAAAAAATGTCGATGAGATCATCGATTAAACTTACCGAAACGCCGGCCAGCACGCCGCCGATGGCAAAGACCAGGCCGAGATGATACCCGATCATCACCAGCGCCAGCGCGAAGTTGTCGCGCTCCAGCAACTCCTCATTAAGTGCGTAATTGCGGTGCAGCGCGCTGTAAGCCCATTTGCCAAGAAAAAACAGCACAAACGCGGAGCCGAGATAAATCAGTCCGGAGACGAATTGATCGAGTGACATGAGGTGTTCCGTGTCTTATTTTCCAAAGCCGCGGCTGCTGCGGCTGCGCACTTTGCTCATGTTGCTGCGCCGCACGCGGTTTTGCACTTTTTGTGAAAAACGTTCTTTCGCCAAACGGTCACGCTCCAGCCGGCGTTCGAAGAAGTTCTTGTGCGTTTCCTTGGTTTGCGTGCCGTTGGTGCCGAATTCGCGATTGCGACCGAAATACGGCCGGCCGCGCGTGCGCGAGTCGCGGTAACCTTCCCAATCATTTTGATAAACCGGCCGCGTCATCATGCCGAACAGGCTGCTCATCAGCGCATACTTGCCGTAGAATTCCCAAAACGAATTGCCGCTCTCGTCGGTGCGCCAGGCGCCGTAACGCGGGTCGCCGACATATTGATACCCGGGCGGATGTTGGGCAAAACTCTGCTCGTTCTCGAGCGTTTTGGAGGCGATGACCATGCCCAGGTATTGATCATATTTTTCATACTCGCGCTGATCTACGCGCAGCCAGTCCGTCAATTCGCTTTTGTAGATCAGGCTGTCCGGCGCGCCGTTGCGTTCGGCGCGAATGAGTTTGTAGCGATGATAATAATCATCGAAGAAATTACCTTCTTCCTTCATGTCTTCGAGAATGATGGAGTATTCCGGATAGCGCTCGAGATCGCGCGCCAGGCGGTCGAGTTGGGAGGTAGAACTGCAGGAGACAACAGCGGCGGCCAGCAGGGTTATTGAAAAGAAGCGTTGCAAACTAAATCCTTTCGGTAAGCATGTTCGCGCGTACTTAATGACAAAAGGTACAGGCGATCATCAAACACATTTTAATCATTCCACCGCGCCGCTCTCGCCCGGCAGAATGCTGGTGAATTCATATTCTTGCACCGGCACGCTTAACCAGGCTTCGAATTCCCTTTCGCCCCATTGCTCGATGGTCAAAATGGATTCATTGATCTCTGTGATAAATTCCCAGTAAATGAATTCTTGCGCCGGGCCCTGGCCGTTTTCATACATGTAACCCGGACCGGATTCATCGAGATAATAGATCTGGTTATCCCAGGTCAGCTCATCCGGCGGATCATCGTGCTGGATAATGTATTGCCGCAAATTGCCATCGATCTCGCCCAGCGGCAATCGTTTTGACCACGACCATTGCGTTTCGCCCTCTTCCTGCGCGTGTTCAAGGTAACGGGTCTCGCTGCCGGAATCAAGCTCCCATTCTTCCGAGGTGTAGCCTTCGCCGAAATCATAGCGGCAGTAGCTTTTCACGCGCCAGGTTTGGGCGTCATAATCGACGAGATAACCGGGCCGCAGCTTGGCCAGCGTCAAATCGCGGATCGGGTCGAAATCTTCAGTATGATTGTTGTTTTTGAATAGATCCCAAAGCGCCATCGCCATCACCTTCATGTTTAAACGAGCGCGCAAATATAGACGGAGAAATTGCCAGAGTCAAGCGCGAAGCCGCAGCATTTTTTTGTTGATAACGATTTATTCACGCTGCGCCTGAATTACGGCGAAGGAGTAGGTATTGTTGCTCGAAGCTGGAGGGAATTTTATGAAGCCAATCGGCGAACGCGCCGCGCCTTATGAATTTTGACAATCAAAATCGGCAACTTTGCTCTGTTCGGCCACGGCTTGGCCGTGGCCTCTACAGTGGTCAAGCCACGGCCAAGCCGTGGCTGAACAGTACCGCGTTTGAATATCAAAACTTATGATGAGATGAGAGAATCTGTGGGGTCAATCTTGCGGCAGGCGTGCGACGCGAAAACCAATGAAGCGCGCGAGTTGCTTGACATGCGCATCGCGCGCGGTGCAGAGCAGCGCCGAAACATCATTAAAAGCCGCGCCGCCGCGTACCACGCGTTTTTCGGGTTTATCGCTTTCTTTGGTGGAAGTCCATTCCCATACATTGCCGCCCATATCCATAATGCCCAACGGCGTTGCGCCGGCAGCATGCGCGGTAACGGCGCGCAGGCGGCAGAGATCGTCCGCAAAATTCGCATGTTCCGGCCGCGGCGATTCAAAGCCCCAGGGATACGAGCGCTCGCCGTTGCCTGCCGCCCATTCCCATTCTTCTTCGGTGGGCAAACGAAACACAAAATTGCCCTGAGCATTGGTGGAAGTGACTTTTTGGGTGATGGCAGTAAGCCACTTGCAATACGCCTCGGCATCCTCCCAATCCACACCTACCACCGGCAAATCATCGGCGGAAAAATCCGGCAGACTCCACAGGCTCGGCGCGCGATGTTGCGTCGCCTGCACAAACACGCGATAAAGTTTGTTGGTCACCGGATATTTGGCGAGATGATAAAAATACAGCGGCGCGGGCTTTTTCGCGCCCTTCAACATCAACGGCAGGCCGGGCGGGGAGAGCATGAGATATTCGGATTCCTGCTCCGCCGGATTGACATAAACCTGCGGCATGCGCGTTTCGGAAACGGCGCGCAACGAGCGGTATTGCAGCAGCGCATAATTGCGCAGCGCCACGGTGTAATAAGAAAACTCGAAGCGAACGCTTTGCAGCAGGGCCTCGGCTTTGCAGGCAATGATCACCGGCAGGGATTTGCCCGCGATTGCGACAACGCTGTCGAGCCAGCGGCACATTTGTTCGCGCTGCTCGCCCTCGGGAATCTCGTCCAGGCCGTCGAATAACAACAATGCGCGCCCGCTGAGCAAGGCGCGTTGCAGATAGATTTTCTTCAGGTGATAGCCCGAGCCGCGCAACGCCCGGCGCAGCGCCTTATAAAACGGCAACGAGGTGTCGATGTGCTTGAGCGGCAGATAAATCGGGAGACGCGCTTTTTTGAAACCCAATTTGCGGTGCGCTTCCGGCGTGCTGGCGCGCAGCGCCAATGCTTGCAGGAAGGTGGATTTTCCGGAGCTGGCCGCGCCCGTAATGAGAAGCGAACGTTTTTCCAGAGCTGCCAAGTGCATGATGCTTTCCAGATCATGCGCTTCGTGCTCGTCCAGGCGTTTTGCCGTGGCGGGGTAGGCTTTGAGAATATAGAAGGAAACTTGCTGGCCGTAACCGTGTTTCTGGATGTGCCCGTATTCCTGGTAGAATTTTTTGAGGTATTGGGTGAACGGACTCCACGGCGGCCCGATCTGCCAGTCTTCCCGTGTTTTCCAGCCTTGGCGCGCGAGATAGAGCACGAACACCAAAATCACGGTATAGCCGGCTTCGGGGAAGAGGCTCCCAACAATCTCTAGCCAATCGCTGTTTTGCACGAAAGCCGCCATGCCTCGTCCTGATGATGGAGAAATTTATAAGGTGATAGTACCAACAAAGCGGGCAAGTGCGGCAGCTTGAGCGCAGACAAAATTTGGCGGGCGAACTGCCATGCAAATCAATGGCTTAAGCGGAAAGGCCGGCGCAAAAAATCGTTACGGCTCGTCATCCGATGATTTTTTTCTGGAAGGCCAACTCACCATAATGCCGCGCACCACCAGCACCAGGCCGAGGCCAATGTAAAGCCAGCGCGTGAATCCGGTGTTTTTTTGCAGAATTTGAAACGAACCTTCGGCAACCACGAGCAAGCCGAGCATGAACAGAGCCATGCCCCAAATGCGTGTCATCATAATGGCCTCGTTAGGTGATCTTGCGTCAAGGTGAAATGTGACAAAACGCCGTCCGGCCGCTTTGTCCGTGTGAAAATTGCAGGCGATAGATATGAACCATCATCAAATCAGGCGCCCTGACGGTTTGTCGATTCCTGCAACGGGCCTGCTGGCGGCCGTGACTCAATTGCCTTGCGGCGCAAGATAGGCATTTTAACCTCGCAAGTAAAGCGTGGAATAGGTGCTCGTGCCGGAATTGTAACTTTTCATAAGTTCACCCACAAAGGTAATCAAAACAGATCAATTGCAGGCTTTCTCGCCGAAGAATTCTAGGCGAAGCAATCGGGCGCGGCATTTCTTTCGAGTCAAACATTTCTTTTAGGGCTGCAATGCTCTCCAACAAAGAAACGACATTCTGAGATGCCTGAAAAGCCTTATATTGCTTTCTCAATTCTTTCACTTGAACATTGGGCAGCGGCTGATTCAAATATTTAATCGCCTCGAGAAGGTGCTGGCGTTTAACTTTTGGCGAATTGAGATAACCTTGCAGAGTTGCCGCCAGCGTTTGTTGAATCGCATCCGTCGTTTTCGGGGTGGCCTCGAGCGCTTGAATTCTTTCTTGATTTTCGAGAATGTTT
This portion of the Cytophagia bacterium CHB2 genome encodes:
- a CDS encoding DUF350 domain-containing protein; translation: MSLDQFVSGLIYLGSAFVLFFLGKWAYSALHRNYALNEELLERDNFALALVMIGYHLGLVFAIGGVLAGVSVSLIDDLIDIFLYGAASIVLLNLSGLITDKFILPAFDDEKEIIQDRNAGTGAIVAANHIATGLIIAGAISGRGSLLTAALSWILGQLALVIASRVYSKLLPYDVHANLEKDNVAVGVAFAGMQIAVGNLVRVSIAGDFISWSDYFIKFGSFLAFGLILLPLIRIITDRVLLPGKRLTAELVNQAAPNVGAGAIEAFSYIAASLLLSWVV
- a CDS encoding DUF4178 domain-containing protein, which gives rise to MKVMAMALWDLFKNNNHTEDFDPIRDLTLAKLRPGYLVDYDAQTWRVKSYCRYDFGEGYTSEEWELDSGSETRYLEHAQEEGETQWSWSKRLPLGEIDGNLRQYIIQHDDPPDELTWDNQIYYLDESGPGYMYENGQGPAQEFIYWEFITEINESILTIEQWGEREFEAWLSVPVQEYEFTSILPGESGAVE
- a CDS encoding NACHT domain-containing protein, which encodes MAAFVQNSDWLEIVGSLFPEAGYTVILVFVLYLARQGWKTREDWQIGPPWSPFTQYLKKFYQEYGHIQKHGYGQQVSFYILKAYPATAKRLDEHEAHDLESIMHLAALEKRSLLITGAASSGKSTFLQALALRASTPEAHRKLGFKKARLPIYLPLKHIDTSLPFYKALRRALRGSGYHLKKIYLQRALLSGRALLLFDGLDEIPEGEQREQMCRWLDSVVAIAGKSLPVIIACKAEALLQSVRFEFSYYTVALRNYALLQYRSLRAVSETRMPQVYVNPAEQESEYLMLSPPGLPLMLKGAKKPAPLYFYHLAKYPVTNKLYRVFVQATQHRAPSLWSLPDFSADDLPVVGVDWEDAEAYCKWLTAITQKVTSTNAQGNFVFRLPTEEEWEWAAGNGERSYPWGFESPRPEHANFADDLCRLRAVTAHAAGATPLGIMDMGGNVWEWTSTKESDKPEKRVVRGGAAFNDVSALLCTARDAHVKQLARFIGFRVARLPQD
- a CDS encoding DUF3995 domain-containing protein gives rise to the protein MMTRIWGMALFMLGLLVVAEGSFQILQKNTGFTRWLYIGLGLVLVVRGIMVSWPSRKKSSDDEP